Proteins from a single region of Cytophagaceae bacterium:
- a CDS encoding DNA gyrase/topoisomerase IV subunit A, producing MSEENINYDPSNQNEVIDDMFEKYFLEYASYVILERAVPAIEDGLKPVQRRLLHALKEMDDGRFNKVANVIGSTMQYHPHGDASIGDAIVNIGQKELLLDIQGNWGDIRTGDSAAAPRYIEVRLSKFAHDVLFNEDITEWQMSYDGRKREPVTLPAKFPLVLEMGVEGIAVGLSTKIMPHNFIELCEATIKYLKKQPFTLYPDFLTGGLIDVSGYNDGARGGKVKMRAKIKELDKKTLVITEIPFSTTTGGLIESIIKANDAGKIKIKKVEDNTAKNVEILIHLAPNTSTDITIDALYAFTNCEVSVSPNAVVIIDQKPHFLGVSEILRYSADQTMHLLKRELEIKEAELKERLLYSSLEKIFIENRIYRDIEECETFEAVIDTIDKGLEPYKGLFYREIIKEDILRLTEIKIKRISKYDGFKADELMKRLEEELAQVRDNLENLVRYTIEFYQDLLKKYSKGRERRTEITQFGEVQAAVVAANNQKLYVDMEGGFIGYGLKKDEFVMDCSDIDDIITFRADGKFSVVKIQEKVFVGKNIIHCSVFRKNDERRIYNVIYLDGKEGRTFAKRFAVTGITRDKEYDLTKGSARSKILYFSANENGEAETVTVNLTASSTAKKKIFDFDFAELLIKNRSAMGNLVTKYSVRKIAFKSAGKSTLGGVDIWYTPTLGRLNKDEHGTYLGNFGASDKILVLYKTGEYEITNFELTNHYDPRQVHTIAKYNEKGVVSTIYYDGDQKNYHVKRFIIETSTLDKKFLFITDHNRSEVLMISYDKKPRIEIKLKRQRKSDVETELFKVEEMIEVKGWKALGNKINFEKIVDIKMLEPEIDTEDDEIIETDEISAEESDTQNSEVNNNSDIQEEETKKDSELNINEEPGNQEDDAPKNSDDQKPDNHEGEQLGLF from the coding sequence ATGAGTGAGGAAAATATAAACTACGACCCATCAAACCAAAATGAAGTAATTGATGACATGTTTGAGAAGTATTTTCTCGAATATGCTTCATATGTAATCCTCGAAAGAGCTGTTCCGGCTATTGAAGATGGTCTCAAGCCTGTTCAGAGAAGGCTTCTTCACGCTCTGAAAGAAATGGATGATGGCCGTTTCAACAAAGTAGCCAACGTAATAGGCTCTACAATGCAATATCACCCTCATGGTGATGCGAGCATTGGCGACGCTATTGTCAATATTGGCCAAAAGGAACTTTTACTTGATATTCAGGGTAACTGGGGAGATATCAGAACGGGCGATTCAGCTGCTGCTCCAAGATATATAGAAGTGCGTTTGTCAAAATTTGCACACGATGTATTGTTTAATGAAGACATCACCGAATGGCAAATGTCTTACGACGGACGAAAAAGAGAGCCCGTGACTTTACCCGCAAAATTCCCATTGGTTCTTGAAATGGGTGTGGAAGGTATTGCAGTTGGCCTTTCAACTAAAATAATGCCTCATAATTTCATAGAATTATGTGAAGCCACGATAAAATACCTTAAAAAACAGCCATTTACACTTTATCCCGATTTCCTAACAGGCGGTTTGATTGATGTTTCAGGCTACAATGATGGTGCCCGGGGCGGGAAAGTAAAAATGAGGGCAAAAATCAAAGAACTTGACAAAAAGACTTTGGTTATCACCGAAATTCCTTTTTCTACCACCACTGGCGGCTTGATTGAATCTATCATCAAAGCCAATGATGCCGGAAAAATCAAAATCAAAAAAGTTGAAGACAATACAGCCAAAAATGTAGAAATACTTATTCATTTGGCTCCCAATACCTCCACCGACATCACCATTGACGCTCTTTATGCATTTACCAATTGTGAGGTTTCGGTGTCTCCCAATGCTGTAGTAATTATAGACCAGAAACCGCATTTTCTTGGTGTAAGTGAAATCCTGAGGTATTCTGCGGACCAAACCATGCACCTGCTCAAACGCGAGCTGGAAATCAAAGAAGCGGAACTTAAAGAAAGGTTACTGTACAGCTCACTAGAAAAAATATTTATCGAGAACCGCATATATCGGGATATCGAAGAATGTGAAACTTTCGAAGCAGTAATTGATACCATTGATAAAGGTTTGGAGCCATACAAAGGGCTTTTTTATCGGGAAATAATCAAAGAAGACATACTGAGGCTTACCGAAATTAAAATCAAACGTATCTCGAAATACGATGGTTTCAAGGCAGATGAGCTGATGAAAAGACTGGAAGAAGAACTTGCCCAGGTAAGAGATAACCTCGAAAATCTTGTTAGATACACCATCGAATTTTATCAGGATTTACTCAAAAAATACTCAAAAGGAAGAGAAAGGCGTACCGAAATTACCCAGTTTGGCGAGGTGCAGGCTGCTGTAGTGGCTGCCAACAACCAGAAACTCTATGTGGATATGGAGGGCGGTTTTATCGGTTATGGTCTCAAAAAGGATGAATTTGTAATGGATTGCTCTGATATCGACGATATTATTACGTTCAGAGCAGACGGGAAGTTTTCGGTGGTCAAAATCCAGGAAAAAGTATTTGTTGGAAAAAATATAATTCATTGTTCAGTTTTCAGAAAAAACGATGAACGGCGGATATATAACGTAATATACCTTGATGGAAAAGAAGGAAGAACTTTTGCCAAACGGTTTGCTGTTACAGGCATCACCCGCGACAAAGAATATGATTTAACCAAAGGCTCAGCCCGGTCAAAAATCCTGTATTTCTCTGCAAATGAAAATGGCGAGGCCGAAACCGTAACCGTCAATCTCACTGCCAGTTCCACTGCCAAAAAGAAAATTTTTGATTTCGATTTTGCTGAATTATTGATAAAAAACCGCTCAGCAATGGGCAATTTGGTCACTAAATATTCCGTAAGGAAAATCGCATTCAAATCTGCCGGAAAATCTACTTTGGGAGGTGTCGATATATGGTACACACCAACATTGGGTCGCCTCAATAAAGACGAACATGGCACATATTTAGGCAATTTTGGTGCTTCTGACAAAATATTGGTACTATACAAAACCGGTGAATATGAAATCACCAATTTTGAACTCACCAACCATTATGATCCGCGTCAGGTACATACTATAGCCAAATACAACGAAAAAGGGGTGGTTTCAACCATTTATTATGATGGTGACCAAAAGAACTATCATGTAAAGCGGTTTATTATTGAAACTTCTACTTTAGATAAGAAATTCTTGTTTATCACAGATCACAACCGGTCTGAAGTTTTAATGATTTCGTACGATAAAAAACCAAGAATTGAAATAAAACTCAAACGTCAGCGTAAATCAGATGTAGAAACTGAACTTTTCAAAGTGGAAGAAATGATTGAAGTCAAAGGCTGGAAGGCACTTGGCAACAAGATAAATTTTGAAAAAATAGTTGATATAAAAATGCTCGAACCGGAAATTGATACTGAGGATGATGAAATCATAGAAACAGATGAAATTTCAGCGGAAGAGTCAGATACCCAAAATTCTGAAGTAAATAATAATTCAGATATTCAGGAAGAAGAAACTAAAAAAGATTCGGAATTAAATATTAATGAAGAGCCTGGTAACCAGGAAGATGATGCTCCGAAAAATTCGGATGATCAAAAACCAGATAACCATGAAGGCGAACAACTAGGCCTCTTTTAA
- a CDS encoding MerR family transcriptional regulator, with the protein MLNYIQSSFTIKDLENLSGIKAHTLRIWEKRYELFSPVRDENNIRSYDLASLQKLFNVVFLLNQGMKISHIAEMPRHEISSTVKRYVLENEVESYAINNMILAMLNFDTRLFSETYQLLIKEKSFKEILYNTFFPFLYQIGLLWQTGSLNPAHEHFISNLIKQKLLLNIEKLEFNNAEDDDIYVLFLPHKEIHEIGLLAVNFELKLLSKNTIYLGESIPVGDLVELANKSARIHFISYFTIYPEDEILEDYLVDFQKSILNNKSHKLWIGGYKARFVSDFNLENVNPFENIQELIKKISE; encoded by the coding sequence ATGTTAAACTACATTCAATCGAGTTTTACCATAAAAGATTTGGAAAACTTATCCGGAATCAAAGCCCACACCTTAAGGATTTGGGAAAAAAGATATGAATTGTTTAGCCCGGTTAGAGATGAGAACAATATCCGAAGCTATGATTTGGCAAGTCTTCAAAAGCTATTTAATGTAGTTTTTTTGCTTAATCAGGGTATGAAAATTTCGCACATTGCAGAAATGCCCCGGCATGAGATATCTTCTACGGTAAAAAGATATGTATTGGAAAATGAAGTTGAAAGCTACGCAATCAATAACATGATACTCGCGATGCTTAATTTTGATACGAGACTTTTTTCGGAAACATATCAACTTTTGATTAAGGAAAAATCATTCAAAGAAATTCTTTACAATACATTTTTTCCTTTTCTGTACCAAATAGGATTGCTGTGGCAAACAGGGTCTTTAAATCCTGCTCATGAGCACTTTATAAGTAATTTGATTAAGCAAAAGTTGTTGTTGAATATTGAAAAACTTGAGTTTAACAATGCCGAAGATGATGATATTTATGTGTTGTTTCTTCCACATAAGGAGATACACGAGATTGGTCTTCTGGCCGTCAATTTTGAATTAAAATTACTTTCAAAAAACACAATTTACCTCGGAGAATCTATTCCAGTTGGAGATTTGGTTGAATTAGCCAACAAATCTGCCCGAATTCATTTTATAAGTTATTTTACAATTTACCCTGAAGATGAAATTCTGGAAGACTATCTGGTTGATTTTCAAAAGAGTATTTTGAACAATAAATCACATAAACTTTGGATTGGAGGTTATAAAGCCCGCTTTGTAAGTGACTTTAACCTTGAAAATGTTAACCCCTTTGAAAATATTCAGGAATTAATAAAAAAAATCTCTGAATAA
- the crtI gene encoding phytoene desaturase has translation MKKSIIIIGSGFSSLASAAYLAKAGMDVSVYEKNESIGGRASRYEHQGFNFDMGPTWYWMPDVFERFFGDFGRKVEEFYQLEKLDPAYQVYFGVKESIHIAGQLEKIIETFEQTEAGAGQKLRAFIKDAESNYDIAIKDLVYQPGDSITELISLETAKRLPLFFKSISDSVRSKIKNPKLIQILEFPVLFLGAKPSDTPAFYNFMNFADFGYGTFHPMKGMYSVAEGMKNLAEELGVKFFVDSPVEKIIVEDGKAIGVIIHQNEIRADVVLSGADYHHTEQLLDNQYRMYSEKYWSKKVFAPSSLLFYVGFDKKIENVEHHTLFFDVPFADHAKDIYDTPAWPEKPLFYASFPSKTDSFFAPDGKEAGVFLIPIAPDLEDNGTQREKYFDIIIDRLESLTQQEVRSSVLFKKSFCVSDFVSRYNSYKGNAYGLANTLFQTAVFRPKLQSRKVKNLFFTGQLTVPGPGVPPALISGKIVSEKIIKLLKL, from the coding sequence ATGAAAAAATCAATAATAATCATCGGATCGGGATTTTCATCCCTGGCCTCTGCGGCTTACCTGGCAAAAGCCGGGATGGACGTAAGTGTGTATGAAAAAAATGAAAGCATAGGTGGCCGGGCATCGAGATACGAGCATCAGGGGTTCAATTTTGACATGGGACCTACCTGGTACTGGATGCCTGATGTTTTTGAAAGATTTTTTGGAGATTTTGGAAGAAAGGTTGAAGAATTTTATCAACTCGAAAAATTAGATCCCGCTTATCAGGTTTATTTTGGTGTTAAAGAGTCAATACATATTGCCGGTCAGCTTGAAAAAATAATTGAGACATTTGAACAAACAGAAGCCGGAGCAGGCCAAAAACTGCGGGCATTTATTAAGGATGCCGAATCAAATTATGACATTGCTATTAAAGACCTGGTATATCAACCCGGCGATTCAATCACTGAACTGATTTCCCTGGAAACTGCCAAAAGGTTGCCTTTGTTTTTTAAATCTATTTCGGATTCGGTCAGATCAAAAATTAAGAATCCAAAACTAATTCAAATTCTTGAATTTCCGGTTTTGTTCCTGGGTGCAAAGCCTTCAGATACCCCTGCATTTTATAATTTCATGAACTTTGCCGACTTTGGATACGGTACATTTCACCCAATGAAAGGCATGTATAGCGTAGCCGAAGGCATGAAAAATCTTGCTGAAGAGCTGGGTGTTAAATTTTTTGTGGATAGCCCGGTTGAGAAAATAATTGTTGAAGATGGTAAGGCGATAGGAGTAATTATTCATCAAAATGAGATTAGAGCCGACGTGGTTCTAAGCGGAGCCGATTACCACCATACTGAGCAGCTGCTTGATAACCAGTATAGAATGTATTCAGAGAAGTATTGGTCAAAGAAGGTTTTTGCTCCTTCATCTTTGCTTTTCTATGTGGGTTTTGATAAAAAAATCGAGAATGTTGAGCATCATACCTTGTTTTTTGATGTTCCGTTTGCCGACCACGCCAAAGACATCTACGATACCCCGGCATGGCCAGAAAAACCTTTGTTTTATGCCAGTTTCCCATCTAAAACCGATTCTTTTTTTGCACCGGATGGTAAAGAAGCAGGTGTTTTTCTGATACCTATTGCCCCTGACCTTGAAGATAACGGCACACAACGTGAGAAATATTTTGATATAATAATTGATAGATTGGAATCGCTGACTCAGCAAGAGGTGCGGAGCTCGGTTTTGTTTAAAAAGTCGTTTTGTGTGAGTGATTTTGTCAGCCGTTACAATTCCTACAAAGGAAATGCTTATGGCCTGGCCAATACACTTTTTCAGACGGCGGTATTCAGACCAAAACTCCAGAGCAGGAAAGTGAAAAATTTGTTTTTTACCGGCCAGCTTACCGTTCCCGGACCGGGAGTACCTCCGGCTTTGATTAGCGGAAAAATAGTAAGTGAAAAAATTATTAAACTATTGAAACTATGA
- a CDS encoding phytoene/squalene synthase family protein, whose product MKSIFDETSLDCSKRVTKKYSTSFSLAINMLAPSVRDQVYAIYGFVRLADEIVDSFEGYDQEKLFNNFENDYQQALEDKISLNPILNAFQKIVLQYKLQELVDAFMASMRADLYKKEYHTTAEYEQYIYGSADVVGLMCLKVFVNGDENSYEKLKGFASKLGSAFQKVNFLRDAKHDYESLGRIYFPNVNFNSFSEHKKREIILEIEEDFKEAIKGIRLLPSTSRFGVLTAYMYYLSLLKKIERTNANRLLFERIRIPNPVKMMILVNSYFRYRLNIF is encoded by the coding sequence ATGAAAAGCATTTTTGATGAAACAAGCCTTGATTGCTCTAAAAGAGTGACAAAAAAGTACAGTACGTCATTTTCGTTGGCGATTAATATGCTGGCTCCATCAGTCAGAGATCAGGTTTATGCAATTTACGGTTTTGTGAGGTTAGCCGACGAAATCGTTGATTCGTTTGAAGGATATGACCAGGAAAAACTTTTCAATAATTTTGAAAATGATTACCAACAGGCACTCGAAGATAAAATCAGCCTGAATCCGATTCTGAATGCGTTTCAGAAAATAGTGCTACAATATAAATTGCAAGAATTAGTCGATGCTTTTATGGCAAGTATGCGGGCTGATTTATACAAAAAAGAATATCATACTACGGCCGAATACGAACAATATATTTATGGCTCGGCTGATGTGGTAGGCCTTATGTGCCTGAAAGTTTTTGTTAATGGTGATGAAAATAGCTATGAAAAATTAAAAGGTTTTGCAAGTAAATTGGGTTCTGCATTTCAAAAAGTTAATTTTCTGAGAGATGCCAAACATGATTACGAAAGTCTCGGCAGAATATATTTTCCAAACGTAAATTTCAATAGCTTTTCAGAACATAAGAAAAGAGAAATAATTTTAGAAATTGAAGAGGATTTTAAAGAAGCTATTAAAGGAATAAGATTGTTGCCAAGTACGAGTAGGTTTGGTGTTTTAACGGCTTACATGTATTATCTTTCGCTATTAAAGAAGATTGAAAGAACCAACGCCAATCGACTGCTTTTTGAAAGAATCAGAATTCCGAATCCTGTAAAAATGATGATATTGGTGAATTCATATTTTAGATATAGATTAAACATTTTTTGA
- a CDS encoding sterol desaturase family protein — MWYIFVLTTLVTFLIMEGVTWLTHKFVMHGFLWYLHEDHHQPGYNHVFEKNDAFFVIFAIPSIALFYFGLNPELNFKFFIGLGIMLYGMAYFFVHDILIHQRIKLFSNTKNNYLLALRKGHKVHHKHIGKEEGEVFGMLFVPFKYFKKYF, encoded by the coding sequence ATGTGGTACATTTTTGTTTTGACTACTTTGGTTACTTTTCTGATTATGGAGGGAGTCACATGGCTCACACATAAGTTTGTAATGCACGGGTTTTTGTGGTATTTGCATGAAGATCATCATCAGCCGGGTTACAACCATGTATTCGAAAAAAACGATGCATTTTTTGTGATTTTTGCTATCCCCAGCATTGCTCTATTTTACTTTGGGCTAAACCCGGAACTAAATTTTAAGTTTTTTATTGGATTAGGAATCATGCTTTATGGTATGGCATATTTCTTTGTACATGATATTTTGATTCATCAGAGAATCAAATTGTTTTCCAATACAAAGAATAATTACCTATTGGCTTTAAGAAAAGGCCATAAAGTACATCACAAGCATATTGGGAAAGAAGAAGGGGAGGTATTCGGGATGCTTTTTGTGCCATTCAAATATTTTAAAAAGTACTTTTGA
- a CDS encoding lycopene cyclase domain-containing protein, with amino-acid sequence MEEKFLYLAIDIFTLSFPFVASFYPKHAFYKEWKYLFPSLFLMASFFVVWDIIFTKIGVWGFNERYLSGIFVYNLPIEEILFFFFIPYSSIFIYFSLKYFLKNNPFYKLSMHLHYSLIFICLVAFFLFFERNYTFYTSLFLLIFLLITWYKKIDLSAIIFAYIFVIPFFLLTNGILTGSFIDEPVVWYNNSENLGIRMWTIPVEDLFYGFLLIAGNIVLMERLKKIY; translated from the coding sequence ATGGAGGAGAAATTTCTCTATTTGGCAATTGATATATTTACACTTTCGTTTCCTTTTGTGGCAAGTTTTTATCCTAAACATGCCTTTTACAAGGAATGGAAATATCTTTTTCCGTCATTGTTTTTGATGGCATCCTTCTTTGTTGTCTGGGATATAATTTTTACAAAAATTGGTGTTTGGGGTTTTAACGAGCGTTATCTTTCAGGGATTTTTGTGTATAATTTGCCTATTGAAGAAATACTGTTTTTCTTTTTTATTCCTTATTCCAGTATTTTTATTTACTTCTCACTCAAATATTTCCTAAAAAATAACCCATTCTATAAACTCAGTATGCATTTGCATTACTCATTGATTTTCATTTGTTTAGTGGCTTTTTTTTTGTTTTTTGAAAGAAATTACACCTTTTACACTTCCTTATTTTTGTTAATTTTTTTATTGATAACCTGGTATAAGAAAATCGATTTATCTGCGATAATTTTTGCCTATATCTTCGTCATACCATTTTTTCTTTTGACAAATGGAATACTGACCGGAAGTTTTATTGATGAGCCCGTAGTATGGTACAACAACAGTGAAAATCTTGGAATTAGAATGTGGACTATCCCGGTAGAAGACCTGTTTTATGGTTTCCTTTTAATCGCCGGAAATATTGTGCTGATGGAAAGACTGAAAAAAATATATTAA
- a CDS encoding RDD family protein, protein MRIYKYKKNLPKRILATIIDYLIIFLITYVYIEVFGKINDEGVKVVSNLSALPLFLVWFFYIVVIEAIYGGTLAHQALNLKVLTSKGHEIDFGNAIKRRLLDPIDLIVLFGLPAFIFVSTTERHQRLGDLWADAVIVDITDMEQYCES, encoded by the coding sequence ATGAGAATCTACAAGTATAAGAAAAACTTACCTAAACGGATATTAGCAACGATAATTGACTATTTAATAATATTTTTGATTACCTATGTTTACATCGAGGTATTTGGAAAAATCAATGATGAAGGTGTAAAAGTAGTTTCCAATTTATCTGCTCTGCCATTATTTTTAGTTTGGTTTTTTTACATAGTTGTTATCGAAGCTATTTATGGTGGAACGCTAGCTCATCAGGCACTTAACTTAAAAGTATTGACAAGCAAAGGTCATGAAATTGATTTTGGAAATGCAATAAAACGACGTTTACTTGATCCAATAGATTTAATTGTCCTTTTTGGTTTACCTGCATTCATTTTTGTTTCAACCACCGAAAGGCATCAAAGGCTTGGAGATTTATGGGCTGATGCTGTGATAGTTGACATAACAGATATGGAACAATACTGCGAATCTTAA
- a CDS encoding AraC family transcriptional regulator: protein MPFFNDLKPCPALQPYVWRYRFIHFSFTDTSLPPAKAYPPRPEVTLSFYPRDTEQVSYSDGRSPTPVRAALIGQQSVVSNRLVGKEFVLIQVVFQPGGLFRLIGLPAREINNEYLDAQAVLGSQLREVNEKLMNTEHYPDMIPVVEDFLIKLSRKTPYTHRPIDNFTMKMVNCPNNISLDWMAHESCLSQKQLERNFRERVGVNPKYFWRIIRFDRAFRLKNAFPDKDWLSIALECGYYDYQHLVKDYKEFTGMSPAAFYFQDTQSPERAFGIVEK from the coding sequence ATGCCGTTTTTCAATGACCTGAAACCCTGCCCGGCTTTGCAACCGTATGTTTGGAGGTATCGGTTTATACATTTTTCGTTTACCGATACCTCCCTGCCACCGGCCAAGGCCTACCCTCCCCGCCCGGAGGTCACGCTGAGTTTTTACCCGCGTGATACCGAGCAGGTGAGCTATTCCGACGGTCGCTCGCCCACACCTGTTCGGGCGGCCCTGATCGGGCAGCAGAGTGTAGTGAGCAACCGCCTGGTGGGTAAAGAGTTTGTGTTGATTCAGGTAGTTTTCCAGCCCGGTGGATTGTTTCGGCTCATTGGCTTACCTGCCAGAGAGATTAACAACGAATATCTTGACGCTCAGGCGGTGCTGGGCAGCCAGTTGAGAGAGGTCAACGAAAAACTGATGAATACCGAACATTACCCCGATATGATTCCGGTAGTGGAAGATTTTCTGATCAAACTCAGCCGAAAAACGCCCTATACGCACCGCCCGATAGACAATTTCACGATGAAGATGGTCAATTGCCCCAATAATATTTCCCTCGATTGGATGGCACACGAATCCTGCCTGAGCCAGAAACAGCTTGAGAGAAACTTCAGAGAGCGGGTGGGTGTAAATCCCAAATATTTCTGGCGGATTATCCGGTTTGACCGGGCCTTTAGGCTAAAAAATGCATTTCCAGACAAAGATTGGCTAAGTATCGCCCTCGAATGCGGGTATTATGATTATCAACATCTGGTCAAAGACTATAAGGAATTTACGGGCATGAGTCCGGCGGCATTTTACTTTCAAGACACACAATCGCCTGAGCGGGCATTTGGGATAGTGGAGAAGTGA
- a CDS encoding cupin domain-containing protein, producing the protein MNRRIFIGAGLALSSAAALGKKLSGKDPKKGFVVKAGKDRFEQPIKYRGVNPNDVKISAKDSGGQLTVLEYVGFEKIGPPLHVHFDQDETFYVIEGEYLFVLDGERFKLSAGDTIFLPRKVPHTWVQLSDKGKLVYFLQPSGQMEEFFKKMNTLQGPPTPELIQEIHLAHGMKVVGPPIEP; encoded by the coding sequence ATGAATCGTAGAATTTTCATTGGAGCCGGTTTGGCTCTGAGCTCAGCTGCGGCTTTGGGCAAAAAACTTTCGGGCAAAGACCCCAAAAAAGGCTTTGTGGTAAAGGCGGGCAAGGACCGCTTTGAGCAACCCATCAAATACCGTGGTGTAAACCCCAACGACGTAAAAATCTCAGCCAAAGACTCCGGAGGGCAACTGACGGTGTTAGAATATGTCGGTTTCGAGAAAATCGGCCCGCCACTTCATGTACATTTTGACCAGGACGAAACCTTCTATGTGATCGAGGGTGAATATCTCTTTGTGCTTGATGGTGAGCGGTTTAAGCTTTCGGCAGGCGACACGATTTTTCTTCCACGCAAAGTGCCACATACCTGGGTGCAGTTGAGCGATAAGGGCAAACTGGTGTATTTTCTGCAACCCTCCGGCCAAATGGAAGAGTTTTTCAAAAAAATGAACACTTTGCAAGGCCCTCCCACACCAGAGTTGATTCAGGAAATCCATCTGGCTCATGGCATGAAAGTGGTTGGCCCACCTATCGAGCCTTGA
- a CDS encoding 30S ribosomal protein S21, producing MLHVQVKENESIDKALKRFKKKFEKTRVLKELRRRQAFEKKSVSRRFEVIRASYKQTTYGHIDD from the coding sequence ATGCTACATGTTCAAGTAAAAGAAAACGAGTCAATCGATAAAGCTCTGAAACGTTTCAAAAAGAAATTTGAGAAAACAAGAGTATTGAAAGAACTTAGGAGACGCCAGGCCTTCGAGAAAAAGTCTGTTTCACGCAGATTTGAAGTCATCAGAGCATCGTACAAGCAAACTACCTACGGTCATATTGACGACTAA
- a CDS encoding tyrosine-type recombinase/integrase translates to MGRFFLAHIKNERRLSPHTHTAYKADLEQFQQFYSPDLSLLIQDTQAADIREWVVSLSEQKLDNRSINRKMASLRAFFKYLLKNQKVKSDPTALVKALKTAKKLPVYLEEDAMNNLFDLVEFEPDFGGQRDRLLLELFYGTGMRLAELIGLKTKDYDRFGRKITVLGKRNKYRVIPLNQEVIDCINIYLKLLEDAGISNEFLVLTDKYEQLYPVFVQRKIKHYLELVSTISKKSPHVLRHTFATHLLNHGADLNAIKELLGHANLAATQIYTHNTIAELKEVYKKSHPKA, encoded by the coding sequence ATTGGTCGATTTTTTTTAGCCCATATCAAAAACGAGCGGAGGCTTAGCCCCCATACCCACACGGCCTACAAGGCTGATTTGGAGCAGTTTCAGCAATTTTATTCGCCCGACCTCAGCCTTTTGATACAAGACACTCAGGCAGCCGACATCAGAGAGTGGGTAGTGAGCCTGTCGGAACAAAAGCTTGACAACCGCTCCATCAACCGCAAAATGGCTTCTCTCAGGGCTTTTTTTAAATATTTGCTCAAAAATCAAAAAGTAAAATCTGACCCTACGGCACTGGTCAAAGCCCTCAAAACCGCCAAAAAACTCCCGGTGTATCTGGAAGAAGACGCCATGAACAACCTGTTTGACCTGGTGGAATTTGAGCCTGATTTCGGTGGACAGCGGGACCGCCTGCTGTTGGAGCTTTTTTATGGCACTGGCATGCGTTTGGCTGAGTTGATTGGCCTCAAAACCAAAGATTATGACCGCTTTGGCCGGAAAATCACGGTGCTGGGTAAAAGAAATAAGTACCGGGTGATTCCGCTCAACCAGGAAGTGATAGATTGCATTAATATTTATCTTAAACTGCTGGAGGATGCGGGGATAAGCAATGAGTTTTTGGTTTTAACCGATAAATATGAACAGCTGTATCCGGTGTTTGTGCAGCGGAAAATCAAACATTATCTGGAGCTGGTGAGCACGATTTCCAAGAAGTCGCCTCATGTGCTGAGGCATACATTTGCCACGCATCTGCTCAACCACGGTGCCGACCTCAACGCTATCAAAGAGCTGCTGGGCCACGCCAACCTTGCCGCTACGCAGATTTACACGCATAATACGATAGCCGAATTGAAAGAAGTTTATAAAAAGTCGCATCCGAAGGCTTGA